In the genome of Longimicrobium sp., the window TGTATCGGGCGATTGGCACCTTCCGACTCAGCTGCCATGAGTAGTTCGGAGGCAGTTGTGTCGAGCGCCTCCGCGATAAGCCGAAGCACTCTGATCGTGGGCGACTTCAGCCCGCGCTCCAGTTGGCTGATGTAGGTCGGGTGAAGCTTGCAGCGGAACGCTACCGCCTCCTGAGACATCCGGACACTCTTCCGCCGGTGGGCGATCACTCGCCCCAGTACCTTCTCGAACGCGTCCATTGGCTCCAGTCGTAAGAGACCGGACCAGAGTCGCGGGACTGGTACTTTTGTACTAGAGACTATAGTATTGATGAACAGATGCGCTGAACCGTCTCACTCCCGCGGAGGTCGTATGCTCATGATTCGTGAACAGGCACAACTCGCCTCCCCGATGCGCCTGCTGGAGATGCTGGCGGACCGCTTCGGCGCGTTCGAGGCCGTCGCGAACTCGACCATCAAGCTGGCTCGCTACGCACCCGCCGATGAGCTCTCAATGGATGTCCAGTTGGCCGAAGCGGTCCTGGAGTTCGGGAGTGATCTGCGGGAGGCGTTAAAAGCCGCATCGTATGGGCTGAAGCGAGCAGTCCTGCGCACCCATACGAATAGTCAGCTATGGCTGGCCCGTAGAACCGCGTCCGCAGTTATCTCGAAACCAGCTTCGCGTAAGCGCTTACCAAGTTGCGGAACCGTCTCGCGAACGTGTGATTGGAAGGGAGCGTAGAGAACCCCATGAATATCCGACGGCAACTCGAGGTCACCCGTCAGAAGGATCG includes:
- a CDS encoding helix-turn-helix transcriptional regulator, yielding MDAFEKVLGRVIAHRRKSVRMSQEAVAFRCKLHPTYISQLERGLKSPTIRVLRLIAEALDTTASELLMAAESEGANRPIHE